The window AGGTGAACTCACAAGAGGTGGGGGTGAACTTCTGAACCTTAACGCCCATTTCAGCCATGTCGACTTCGCCGCCAGCCTGCTGTTCCTTAACAGACTTCTGGAAAGCTTCAGCAGCTGCCTTGGCAGCCTTCTTGTTGGCCTGACCCTTCGGAGTGGTTTCGTAGAAGAGGTAGCAGCCCAGGAAGAGGACGAAGAGACCGAAGTAACCGAGGTAAGCCTTCAGGGAGATCTTACCAGCGGTCAGCCAGGGAACCAGCCAGGAGCCGGAAACGGCACCGATTGCCAGGGCGATACCCAGGGGCAGCACCAGGCGGCCGGCCTTATAGTAGTTGAAAGAGGAGAGAGCAGCGGAACAACCGACGAGCCACTGGTTGGACACGCGGATGGAGTCGGTAACGACCTTGTTCAGCTTCATGGTCTTTTTGAAGGACTTTGCATAGTCACCCAGACCGTAAATGGTGATGTGACCGACACCGGCCATGATACCGCCGAATGCACCGACGGTGGAGAAGATCCAGCCTACCCAGATCGCCCAGACGAGGCCGATGATGACGTTGAGCTGGGGAGCGCCGGGGATACCCAGGTAACCGGGTTCACCCTGCGGTTTGGCTTCGGCGATAGCGTCAGCCAGACGGTCGGCCAAGGCAGGCTCTGCCATCAGGCAAACGGCAGCTACCAGAGCCAGCATCAGGAGAGATTTGTTGGAACGTAACACAGTTACTCCTCCTCGTTTAAAAACAGTTAATAAAACCCCGAAAAATCACCGCGCAGCTCCGCGCCTTGCGGTTTCAACCAGTTTATTCAGGCCGCACAAATTCCAATGCATTGGCAGTACAGCCGGTCACGCAGGCCGGGATGCCGCCGGCATCAATCCGATCCACGCAGTAGTCACATTTCAGCGTCTTTCCGCTATTCTCATCGAATACCGGAATATTCCAGGGACATGCCTCGATGATCTCCATGGCAAGTTCCTTGCTGATCTCTTTGGTCTCATCGATCAGAACGAGACCGTCCTCTCGCACGTAAAACGCCCCGTTACTGGCGGGAACGCACTGCGGCTTCTTGCAGTGACGGCAGTTTTCGTACTTCAGCTTTGCCGTGGGATTGCCGTCCTTGTCGGCAATGGGGCCTTCCGCGATCATGCGGTTGAGGCTCAACCCGGTGGGCACCTTGTTCTTCACCTTGCAGTGAACGAGACAGGCGTCACAGGCAATGCAGCGTTTCTTGTCAAATTTGATTTTGTAAATGGCCATGTGTGTCACCTCACCTATCGAGATTAATGCGCGCAGTTCTTACGATAACTCTGTGTGTGAAGAAAAAAAGCACGCTGGTCAATTATACTTCTGATTGTGATACATTTCACATAATTTTCATAAAAATAAAACCTTTTTTGATTAAAAAACGGTAAAGTCATGTGACACATTTCACAACCCAACAAATAATTGCGATTGGTTGACACTCACTGATAGTTTCCGTCGTACATTGAAAAGTGTCGTTTAATCATCGTGTTTTGAGGAGGAGTCGATGAGTAAGGAATATGTGAACAGCATCTGCGGTATGTGC of the Pseudodesulfovibrio sp. zrk46 genome contains:
- a CDS encoding 4Fe-4S dicluster domain-containing protein, producing the protein MAIYKIKFDKKRCIACDACLVHCKVKNKVPTGLSLNRMIAEGPIADKDGNPTAKLKYENCRHCKKPQCVPASNGAFYVREDGLVLIDETKEISKELAMEIIEACPWNIPVFDENSGKTLKCDYCVDRIDAGGIPACVTGCTANALEFVRPE
- a CDS encoding sulfite exporter TauE/SafE family protein produces the protein MLRSNKSLLMLALVAAVCLMAEPALADRLADAIAEAKPQGEPGYLGIPGAPQLNVIIGLVWAIWVGWIFSTVGAFGGIMAGVGHITIYGLGDYAKSFKKTMKLNKVVTDSIRVSNQWLVGCSAALSSFNYYKAGRLVLPLGIALAIGAVSGSWLVPWLTAGKISLKAYLGYFGLFVLFLGCYLFYETTPKGQANKKAAKAAAEAFQKSVKEQQAGGEVDMAEMGVKVQKFTPTSCEFTFFGVEFSFNPLIPVVGGFFIAALASFLGVGGGFLLVPFLTSVAGLPMYLVAGTSALAVLVGMVNSIASYMLLKQTPVAWGLIGAELIGIVIGSILGPKTSKFIPEKVLKYIFIFLAFYVGIRYTTKGFLGYSLVPPF